The genomic DNA CGCGCAGAGCCTCGCGGCGTTCCTGCGCGCCCTGCACGTGACCGCACCGGACGACGCCCCGACTGACACCGGCCGCGGCGCGCACCCGCGGGACCGCACCGCGGGCTTCGAGGGGCTCCTCGGCTCCGTCGACGCCGCCGTGGGCGACGCCGACGCCGCCCGTGCGGTCTGGGCCGACGCCGTCGCCGCCCCCGCCTGGGACGGCGCGCCCGTGTGGGTCCACGGCGACCTCCACCCGGCCAACGTCGTCGTCGAGGACGGGACGCTGGCGGGCGTCGTCGACTTCGGCGACCTGTTCGTCGGCGACCCGGCCCTCGACCTGGCCGCCGCCTGGGTGCTGCTGCCCGCCGGTGCGGCACGAACCTTCCTCACCGCCTACGCGCCCGACCCGGGCGCCGTCCGCCGCGCCCGCGGGCACGCCCTGCTCAAGAGCCTCTTCCTGATGCTGATGGGCCAGAACGGCGACCGCGGCCTGCCCGGCGGCAAGCCGGGCTGGGGCCCGCTCGGCCGGGCGGCGCTCGACCGCGTCCTCACCGACGACCTGACCGGCCCGCTCCACGGCGCGACAGGTCCGACCTAGGGTGCGCAGCGTGTCGTCCCCGCTGCCCCTCGA from Microlunatus sagamiharensis includes the following:
- a CDS encoding aminoglycoside phosphotransferase family protein, which gives rise to MSGGTSAGLVRDLLLDQHPDLAGLPLREVDGGWGNQMWRLGDDLAVRVQRMDTTPDHQLNERRWLPVLAPRLPLRVPVPVRVGAPSERFGKLWTVVTWVPGTPLDRGSIDRPQHAAQSLAAFLRALHVTAPDDAPTDTGRGAHPRDRTAGFEGLLGSVDAAVGDADAARAVWADAVAAPAWDGAPVWVHGDLHPANVVVEDGTLAGVVDFGDLFVGDPALDLAAAWVLLPAGAARTFLTAYAPDPGAVRRARGHALLKSLFLMLMGQNGDRGLPGGKPGWGPLGRAALDRVLTDDLTGPLHGATGPT